From the genome of Fusarium keratoplasticum isolate Fu6.1 chromosome 11, whole genome shotgun sequence, one region includes:
- a CDS encoding Nucleotid-trans domain-containing protein codes for MKMMMDEVFLSRLNRRKGVFIAMGLLVLFGLAIHMWGFYFAEAIEALPTFKDPASEQPPQKTAPVPAPDDMSGLMHALWKPFLHDLNETKFVSKEGYNYEIAKDNYRWRKPLGKKLLILDVDTRVDEGVGAMMNTSKLNPKEMVGRTGGMMNHYLYAMIHGYDYRFIRAPNYSDRHGTWVKVPMIQEALKTHEFVVFLDADAVFMYPHMPFEWLMSLWNITENTLVAMASDPDSPRNRDHKGKPMWNTGFVVARQSERTQELFTNWEACPTEKKYDGCKKWAKDWAHEQAAFANYVRYDYDSDEELRPIPCMDGNGAPYIGDKTCGGVFVRHHWFHKDYPVGDLHQAILEAFVNRLHDGFHQDKKKTFLDASNKSYPLNRLQV; via the exons atgaagatgatgatggacgaggtgTTCCTCAGCCGGCTCAATCGGCGGAAAGGCGTCTTCATCGCCATGGGCCTGCTGGTTCTTTTCGGCTTGGCGATTCACATGTGGGGTTTCTACTTTgccgaagccatcgaggctCTACC AACATTCAAGGACCCAGCTTCAGAGCAGCCGCCTCAAAAGACCGCCCCGGTCCCAGCCCCGGATGACATGTCAGGATTGATGCACGCGCTGTGGAAGCCTTTTCTGCACGATCTTAATGAGACAAAGTTTGTTTCCAAGGAGGGGTACAACTACGAGATTGCCAAGGACAACTACCGATGGAGGAAGCCGCTcggcaagaagctgctcatTCTCGATGTCGACACTCGCGTGGATGAGGGAGTCGGTGCTATGATGAACACGTCCAAGTTGAACCCCAAGGAGATGGTTGGACGAACTGGTGGAATGATGAATCACTACCTCTATG CCATGATTCACGGCTACGACTATCGATTCATTCGAGCCCCTAACTACTCTGACCGACACGGCACATGGGTCAAGGTGCCCATGATCCAGGAAGCCCTCAAGACGCACGAGtttgtcgtcttcctcgacgccgacgccGTCTTCATGTACCCCCACATGCCCTTCGAGTGGCTCATGTCCCTCTGGAACATCACCGAAAATACcctcgtcgccatggccagTGACCCCGACTCCCCCCGCAACCGCGACCACAAGGGCAAGCCCATGTGGAACACCggcttcgtcgtcgcccgGCAGAGCGAGCGCACCCAGGAACTCTTCACCAACTGGGAGGCCTGTCCCACCGAGAAGAAGTACGACGGATGCAAGAAGTGGGCAAAGGATTGGGCGCACGAACAGGCTGCTTTCGCAAACTACGTTCGCTACGACTACGACTCTGACGAGGAGCTTCGACCTATCCCCTGCATGGACGGCAACGGTGCCCCGTACATTGGCGACAAGACTTGCGGAGGTGTCTTTGTGAGGCATCACTGGTTCCACAAGGATTACCCCGTTGGCGACCTTCACCAGGCGATCCTCGAGGCGTTTGTGAACCGCCTGCACGACGGTTTCCaccaggacaagaagaagacttTCCTGGATGCGAGCAACAAGAGCTACCCTCTGAACCGGTTACAGGTTTAA